GCTCTTCTCGCTGCTCATCACCGCGTACAATGCGGAGGTCCTTGCCACGGGCCAGGGCCTCGACGTCGCGGAGGCCGCCGCGTGGGCGGTCAACTTCCTCCTCCTGCTCTGCGCCCTCGGCTCCCTGCTCCGGCGGAGCCGTGGCCGCCAGGGCGACGACGACCTGTCGGAGCCCTTGATTGACAAGGCGGTGCGCGACTCGGAGCTCTACCGGGCCGGCTTGTTCAGCCAGCTCGCCTTCTCGTGGCTGAACCCGCTGCTCCGCCTCGGCCGCTCAAAAGCACTGGACCTCGCCGACATCCCGCTCATCGCCGACGAGGACTGCGCACAGCAAGCGTCGCGTAGGTTCTCCAAGGCGTGGAGCCGCCACCGGCAGGACAAGGCGCAGAGCGGGAGATCCAACAGCCTCGCCCTCGTCCTGTGCAAGTGCTTCCTCAGGGAGATCATGATCGCCGGCTTCTACGCCTTCATGAGAACACTCGCCATAGCCGTCTCCCCTATACTGCTCTTTGCGTTCGTACGGTACAGCTACCAAGAAGAGAGGGATCACCGCGTCGGCCTCTCGCTCGTCGGCTGCCTCCTCGTCATCAAGCTCGTCGAGTCGCTGTCCCAGCGGCATTGGTTCTTCGACTCCAGGAGGACCGGGATGCGCATTCGGTCCGCGCTAATGGCGGCCATCTTTCAGAAGCAGCTGAAGCTGTCCAGCCAGGGGAGGAAGAACCATTCCACCGGGGAGATAGTCAACTACATTGCCGTCGACGCTTACCGGCTTGGCGATGCTCTCAGCTGGTTTCACATGGCGTGGAGCTCGCCGCTCCAGCTCGCCTTCGCAGTAGGCACGCTCTTCTGGGCGCTCAGGCTTGGGGCCGTCCCGGGTCTAGTCCccctgatcatcttcggcttccTCAACATGCCGTTCGCAAAGCTTCTGCAAGGGTACCAGGCCAAGTTCATGGTTGCACAGGATGACAGGCTCCGGTCCACGTCCGAGGTGCTCAACAGCATGAAGATCATCAAGCTGCAGTCATGGGAGGAGAAGTTCCGGGCCATGGTCGAGTCCCTCAGAGACGCTGAGTTCATATGGTTGAGGGAGACCCAGATGAAGAAAGCCTACGGCGCCGTCATGTACTGGATGTCCCCGACGGTCGTCTCTGCGGTGATGTACACCGCAACGGCGATCCTGGGGAGTGCCCCCCTGAACGCCAGTACCCTCTTCACGGTCCTGGCCACCCTGAGGGTCATGGCTGAGCCGGTGAGGTTCCTTCCTGAGATCCTGACAATGATGATCCAGTACAAGGTGTCGCTAGACCGTATCGAGAAATTTCTCATAGAAGATGAGATCAAAGAGGGTCTGGAGAGGGCGCTTCCACATAACTCTGATATCAGGGTTCATGTCCAAGATGCAAATTTCAGCTGGAATGCGAGTGCGTCCGATTTGACGCTAAGGAATGTTAACCTTAGCATAAACCAAGGAGAGAAGGTGGCCATCTGCGGCGCGGTTGGCTCGGGAAAATCTTCGCTCCTTTATGCGTTACTTAGGGAGATACCTAGAACATCAGGATCAGTAAGTGATAGAAAATAATATGCTCTTTATGCAGATGGAATGATTAAATCATGCTCAttcctccatttccaaaaaacGAATGTTAACATTGTATTTTGCAGGTTGACGTATTTGGATCACTGGCATATGTTTCGCAAAACTCATGGATACAGAGTGGTACTGTCCGCGACAATATACTCTTCGGAAAGCCTTTCGACAAGGAACTGTATGAGAAGGCAATCAAATCCTGTGCTTTGGACAAGGATATAGAAAATTTCAATCATGGAGACCTTACAGAGATTGGCCAGAGAGGGCTCAACATGAGTGGAGGTCAGAAGCAAAGGATTCAGCTTGCTAGAGCTGTCTATAGCGATGCAGATATCTACCTCCTAGACGACCCTTTCAGCGCGGTCGATGCGCACACTGCTGCAGTTCTTTTCTATGTAAGAGGACCCTTAATCTGTAATGCTGAAAGCTTGTTTTCTGCCACACGAAGTTCTGATGTCAATGTTCTTGCAGGATTGTGTGATGACAGCACTTTCAAAGAAGACCGTTGTTCTTGTGACACACCAAGTTGAATTTCTGACTGAAACTAACAGGATTCTGGTAAGTTGGTCTTCTGATAATTGCTGCGCATAATTTCATAAAATCGACGATCCTTCCATACCATAATATTCGGTGATTGCTTCAACAGGTAATGGAAGGCGGTCAAGTTAAACAACAAGGGAAATATGCAGACCTGCTGGAATCCGGGACGGCATTTGAGAAGCTAGTTTCAGCTCACCAGTCCTCAATCACAGCACTGGATACCACCAGCCAAGAAAACCAAGTCCAAGGGCAACAGGTGCTCAATGACGGTATAATGCCGAGCGCATTGCTGGCGACGCGGCAGGCCAGCGAGATCGAAATCTCGACGAGGGGTCCTTCGGTGGCCCAGCTCACAGAAGAGGAGGAGAAGGGGATCGGCAACCTCGGATGGAAGCCATACAAAGACTACGTAGAAGTCTCCAAGGGCATTTTACCCCTCTGTGGGATGGTTACAGCTCAAGTGCTTTTCACAGTCTTTCAGATCATGTCCACATATTGGCTGGCCGTGGCTATTCAGATCAATGTCAGtaatgctcttctggttggggcatACTCGGCGATCTCCATCTTCAGCTGCTGCTTTGCCTACCTCAGAAGCTTCTTTGCTGCTAATCTGGGACTCAAGGCCTCCAAAGCGTTCTTTACGGGTCTAATGGACTCTGTATTCAAGGCCCCCATGTCATTCTTTGATTCGACGCCCATTGGAAGAATATTGACAAGGGTATGGTTATTTTACTGTATTGTTGTTGCCCAAATAATATTAACCATAACAAGCTaccccctccgtaaagaaatataagagcgtttagatcactaaagtgatctaaacgctcttatatttctttacagagggagtacatgttattTCTCTAGTACTAGTGACGAGTCCCTGAGCGAAGGTTTATTTCTTTGCAGGCTTCATCAGATTTAAGCATTCTGGACTTTGACATACCTTACTCCATGGCCTTTGTGGTGACTGGCAGTATCGAGGTGGTCACCACAGTGCTGGTCATGGGTACTGTAACTTGGCAGGTCTTAGTTGTAGCAATCCCAGTTGCAGTATCCATGGTGTATGTTCAGGTAAGTCTTGTACTTTGATCTACATTGATCCAAGCAATTAAACTCAGGAAATTAATCCAAAGGAGAAGATCGATGAAATGTGTCTTGTGAGTTTAAAAGCTGATTGATGCTCTGTTTTCAAATATTGAAGAGGTACTACGTGGACTCAGCCAGAGAGCTAGTCAGAATTAATGGAACAACAAAGGCACCTGTCATGAACTATGCATCAGAATCGATTCTTGGTGTGGTGACAATCAGGGCTTTCGCGGCAACAGACAGGTTCATCCACAACAACCTGCAACTTATAGACAATGACGCAACAATGTTCTTCCACACGGTGGCTGCGCAGGAGTGGGTTCTTATAAGAGTGGAAGCACTGCAAAGCTTGACCATATTCACAGCTTCATTGTTCcttattttggttcctccaggagtAATTTCACCAGGTATCTACATAGCCATTACAGCGATTAGATCCTTTTTTAAACTCTGACTGCAGATTTGATGAACACTTACGAAATATATCTGCAGGCTTTGCGGGTCTTTGCCTCTCGTATGCTTTAAGCCTGACTGCGGCACAAGTTTTCCTGACACGGTACTATTCATACCTAGAAAACTATATCATTTCAGTCGAGAGAATCAAGCAGTATATGCACCTTCCATCAGAGCCTCCCACCATAATACCAGACAACAGGCCTCCAATTTCATGGCCACAGGAAGGAAGAATAGACCTGCAAGATTTGAAGGTAAATATAATCTCCTTTGCAAGATTTGAACGAAATTGAGAATAATAATAAAAGGTTACAATAACTTGCACTTTTTTCTGAGCAGATTAAATACCGCCCAAACACGCCACTTGTTCTCAAAGGAATCACTTGCACCTTCCCTGCTGGAAACAGAATTGGGGTTGTCGGGAGGACAGGAAGCGGGAAATCAACGCTTATCAGCTCACTGTTCCGTCTCGTTGATCCTGTGGGTGGGAGGATACTTATTGACAACTTGGATATCTGCTCTATTGGTCTCAAGGATCTAAGAACTAAACTAAGTATTATCCCCCAAGAACCTACACTTTTCAGAGGAACTGTGCGCAATAATTTGGACCCCCTTGGTCTGCATTCCGATGATGAGATATGGGAGGTGAGAAAAGATGTTCCTCCAAAAAAGGATGCAAAGTAGTTCGAGAAAGGTGATAAAAAGTCTAACTAGTATAGTTCTGAGAACGAATCATGTTAAATGAACTTTCTCTTATCATAATTCATAAGCAATAGAAGATCTGAGCTTTTCTTAAACAAAGACAGATGAAAATAAGAGAGATGATGTACAATATGATCATATTTAATTTCTTCCTAACACTTCCAAGTTTCATGTATCTGACTAGACTACTTACATTGAACATTTCAGGCCTTGGAGAAGTGTCAGCTGAAGAGATCAATTAGCAGCACTGCTGCTCTTCTCGATACAGTAGGTAAGTATTATAGAGATATTAACATTCTATCACAACAAAAGACTTACCATAGCAAACAGTTTGAGTTGCTGGAAGGTTAAAATGATTTATTCCTCTGGCCTATGGCAGTGAGTGATGATGGCGATAACTGGAGTGTTGGACAGCGTCAGCTCTTCTGTCTCGGCAGAGTTCTCCTCCGTAGGAACAAAATTCTAGTGCTAGATGAAGCAACAGCGTCCATCGACTCCGCAACTGATGCAATCCTACAGGGTGTCATCAGGCAGCAGTTCACTAGTTGCACAGTGATAACCATTGCTCACAGGGTCCCAACTGTGACAGACAGTGACAGGGTCATGGTGCTTTCCTACGGTATGTTCTATTAAACATTTCAGTCATGTATCAAGTAATGAAATCTCCGGTCCATTTCCCATAGTCTCTAGTGATAAACTAGCAATGGCATCAAACCTGATCTTGTTATAAGTAAATAACCACACTTAATAGATTTGATGACGAGTGCTCATGACTTGTACAGGTAAGCTTCTAGAATATGACACACCCGCCAAGCTGTTGGAAGACAAACAATCAGCCTTTGC
This portion of the Triticum dicoccoides isolate Atlit2015 ecotype Zavitan chromosome 7A, WEW_v2.0, whole genome shotgun sequence genome encodes:
- the LOC119331547 gene encoding ABC transporter C family member 8-like isoform X1, translated to MRGAGTADKLGDPAMVFLGWSPSWTCGREEDGALSLTLASPCVQRGLIDCVNGVLLVAYASALLAACVGGRWDGRGRSGGARPRWAVAAVSACCVAVAAAYAVAAFRGSADAAAPIVRGLLWVAVAASLHVQPTRPARAVAVLWWTLFSLLITAYNAEVLATGQGLDVAEAAAWAVNFLLLLCALGSLLRRSRGRQGDDDLSEPLIDKAVRDSELYRAGLFSQLAFSWLNPLLRLGRSKALDLADIPLIADEDCAQQASRRFSKAWSRHRQDKAQSGRSNSLALVLCKCFLREIMIAGFYAFMRTLAIAVSPILLFAFVRYSYQEERDHRVGLSLVGCLLVIKLVESLSQRHWFFDSRRTGMRIRSALMAAIFQKQLKLSSQGRKNHSTGEIVNYIAVDAYRLGDALSWFHMAWSSPLQLAFAVGTLFWALRLGAVPGLVPLIIFGFLNMPFAKLLQGYQAKFMVAQDDRLRSTSEVLNSMKIIKLQSWEEKFRAMVESLRDAEFIWLRETQMKKAYGAVMYWMSPTVVSAVMYTATAILGSAPLNASTLFTVLATLRVMAEPVRFLPEILTMMIQYKVSLDRIEKFLIEDEIKEGLERALPHNSDIRVHVQDANFSWNASASDLTLRNVNLSINQGEKVAICGAVGSGKSSLLYALLREIPRTSGSVDVFGSLAYVSQNSWIQSGTVRDNILFGKPFDKELYEKAIKSCALDKDIENFNHGDLTEIGQRGLNMSGGQKQRIQLARAVYSDADIYLLDDPFSAVDAHTAAVLFYDCVMTALSKKTVVLVTHQVEFLTETNRILVMEGGQVKQQGKYADLLESGTAFEKLVSAHQSSITALDTTSQENQVQGQQVLNDGIMPSALLATRQASEIEISTRGPSVAQLTEEEEKGIGNLGWKPYKDYVEVSKGILPLCGMVTAQVLFTVFQIMSTYWLAVAIQINVSNALLVGAYSAISIFSCCFAYLRSFFAANLGLKASKAFFTGLMDSVFKAPMSFFDSTPIGRILTRASSDLSILDFDIPYSMAFVVTGSIEVVTTVLVMGTVTWQVLVVAIPVAVSMVYVQRYYVDSARELVRINGTTKAPVMNYASESILGVVTIRAFAATDRFIHNNLQLIDNDATMFFHTVAAQEWVLIRVEALQSLTIFTASLFLILVPPGVISPGFAGLCLSYALSLTAAQVFLTRYYSYLENYIISVERIKQYMHLPSEPPTIIPDNRPPISWPQEGRIDLQDLKIKYRPNTPLVLKGITCTFPAGNRIGVVGRTGSGKSTLISSLFRLVDPVGGRILIDNLDICSIGLKDLRTKLSIIPQEPTLFRGTVRNNLDPLGLHSDDEIWEALEKCQLKRSISSTAALLDTVVSDDGDNWSVGQRQLFCLGRVLLRRNKILVLDEATASIDSATDAILQGVIRQQFTSCTVITIAHRVPTVTDSDRVMVLSYGKLLEYDTPAKLLEDKQSAFAKLVAEYWANCKRNST
- the LOC119331547 gene encoding ABC transporter C family member 8-like isoform X2, giving the protein MRGAGTADKLGDPAMVFLGWSPSWTCGREEDGALSLTLASPCVQRGLIDCVNGVLLVAYASALLAACVGGRWDGRGRSGGARPRWAVAAVSACCVAVAAAYAVAAFRGSADAAAPIVRGLLWVAVAASLHVQPTRPARAVAVLWWTLFSLLITAYNAEVLATGQGLDVAEAAAWAVNFLLLLCALGSLLRRSRGRQGDDDLSEPLIDKAVRDSELYRAGLFSQLAFSWLNPLLRLGRSKALDLADIPLIADEDCAQQASRRFSKAWSRHRQDKAQSGRSNSLALVLCKCFLREIMIAGFYAFMRTLAIAVSPILLFAFVRYSYQEERDHRVGLSLVGCLLVIKLVESLSQRHWFFDSRRTGMRIRSALMAAIFQKQLKLSSQGRKNHSTGEIVNYIAVDAYRLGDALSWFHMAWSSPLQLAFAVGTLFWALRLGAVPGLVPLIIFGFLNMPFAKLLQGYQAKFMVAQDDRLRSTSEVLNSMKIIKLQSWEEKFRAMVESLRDAEFIWLRETQMKKAYGAVMYWMSPTVVSAVMYTATAILGSAPLNASTLFTVLATLRVMAEPVRFLPEILTMMIQYKVSLDRIEKFLIEDEIKEGLERALPHNSDIRVHVQDANFSWNASASDLTLRNVNLSINQGEKVAICGAVGSGKSSLLYALLREIPRTSGSVDVFGSLAYVSQNSWIQSGTVRDNILFGKPFDKELYEKAIKSCALDKDIENFNHGDLTEIGQRGLNMSGGQKQRIQLARAVYSDADIYLLDDPFSAVDAHTAAVLFYDCVMTALSKKTVVLVTHQVEFLTETNRILVMEGGQVKQQGKYADLLESGTAFEKLVSAHQSSITALDTTSQENQVQGQQVLNDGIMPSALLATRQASEIEISTRGPSVAQLTEEEEKGIGNLGWKPYKDYVEVSKGILPLCGMVTAQVLFTVFQIMSTYWLAVAIQINVSNALLVGAYSAISIFSCCFAYLRSFFAANLGLKASKAFFTGLMDSVFKAPMSFFDSTPIGRILTRASSDLSILDFDIPYSMAFVVTGSIEVVTTVLVMGTVTWQVLVVAIPVAVSMVYVQRYYVDSARELVRINGTTKAPVMNYASESILGVVTIRAFAATDRFIHNNLQLIDNDATMFFHTVAAQEWVLIRVEALQSLTIFTASLFLILVPPGVISPGFAGLCLSYALSLTAAQVFLTRYYSYLENYIISVERIKQYMHLPSEPPTIIPDNRPPISWPQEGRIDLQDLKIKYRPNTPLVLKGITCTFPAGNRIGVVGRTGSGKSTLISSLFRLVDPVGGRILIDNLDICSIGLKDLRTKLSIIPQEPTLFRGTVRNNLDPLGLHSDDEIWEVRKDVPPKKDAK